Within the Enterobacter bugandensis genome, the region ACGTTTCATATCGGTCATGTAGCCACGCAGTTTGTGGCCCACTTTCTCGATCTGGTGGCTGCGAATCGCTTCGTTTACGTCGCGCAGCTGCGCGTTGTCTACCGCACCTTCCGCAATCGCTTTACCCAGATCGCCTGCTTGCAGGGTGGTCATGAACTCTTTCAGCAGCGGTACGCAGGCGTAAGAGAACAGATAGTTACCGTATTCTGCGGTATCAGAGATAACCACGTTCATTTCGTACAGACGCTTACGGGCGATGGTGTTCGCGATCAGCGGCAGCTCGTGCAGAGATTCGTAGTACGCAGACTCTTCGATGATGCCGGAATCCACCATGGTTTCGAACGCCAGCTCAACGCCTGCTTTCACCATCGCAATCATCAGTACGCCTTTATCGAAGTACTCCTGCTCGCCGATTTTACCTTCATACTGCGGCGCGGTTTCGAACGCGGTTTTACCGGTCTCTTCACGCCAGGTCAGCAGTTTCTTGTCGTCGTTGGCCCAGTCCGCCATCATGCCGGAAGAGAATTCGCCGGAGATGATGTCGTCCATATGTTTCTGGAACAGCGGTGCCATAATGGTTTTCAGCTGTTCAGACAACGCGTAAGCACGCAGTTTTGCCGGGTTGGACAGACGGTCCATCATCAGCGTAATGCCGCCCTGCTTCAGCGCTTCGGTGATGGTTTCCCAGCCGAACTGAATCAGTTTTTCTGCGTATGCCGGGTCGGTACCTTCTTCCACCAGCTTGTCGAAGCAAAGCAGAGAACCCGCCTGCAGCATGCCACACAGAATGGTCTGCTCGCCCATCAGGTCAGATTTCACTTCCGCAACGAAGGAAGATTCCAGCACGCCAGCGCGGTGACCGCCGGTCGCCGCAGCCCAGGCTTTGGCAATCGCCATGCCTTCGCCTTTCGGATCGTTTTCCGGGTGAACTGCGATAAGCGTCGGCACGCCGAAGCCACGCTTGTACTCTTCACGCACTTCGGTACCCGGGCACTTCGGCGCCACCATCACTACGGTGATGTCTTTACGGATCTGCTCGCCCACTTCAACGATATTGAAGCCGTGGGAGTAACCCAGCGCGGCGCCGTCTTTCATCAGCGGCTGTACGGAACGCACCACGTCAGAGTGCTGCTTGTCCGGCGTCAGGTTAACGACCAGGTCCGCCTGCGGGATCAGCTCTTCATAGGTACCCACTTTGAAGCCGTTTTCAGTCGCTTTACGCCATGAAGCGCGCTTCTCGGCAATCGCTTCTTTACGCAGGGCGTAAGAGATATCCAGACCGGAGTCACGCATGTTCAGGCCCTGGTTCAGACCCTGTGCGCCACAGCCGACGATGACCACTTTTTTACCCTGAAGGTAGCTTGCGCCATCGGCAAATTCATCGCGCGCCATGAAGCGGCATTTGCCCAGCTGCGCCAGCTGCTGGCGCAAGTTCAGTGTATTAAAGTAGTTAGCCATGGGTGATACCTCGTGATGTTGTGTGTCTTATTGTTCGGTTCGCGTTTCAGCGAGAATGTACCCACATTACAACAGGAAATTTATTGCGGAAATTGATATATTCACAACGTCACATTGCAATTTTTGCAATGTAAAAAGAGGGAGTGGAATCGGTGGATTTACGCGATCTAAAAATGTTCCTGCACCTGGCGGAAAGCCGTCACTTTGGCCGCAGCGCCCGGGCGATGCACGTCAGCCCGTCCACGCTTTCGCGCCAGATCCAGCGCCTCGAGGAAGACCTCGGCCAGCCGCTTTTCGTGCGCGATAACCGTACCGTTACCCTTACGGAAGCAGGCGACGAGCTGCGCATCTTTGCCCAGCAGACGCTGTTACAGTACCAGCAGCTGCGGCACTCTATTGATCAGCAGGGGCCATCACTCTCCGGTGAGCTGCATATTTTTTGCTCCGTGACCGCCGCCTACAGCCATCTGCCCCCCATTCTCGACCGCTTCCGCGCAGCGCATCCGTCGGTTGAAATTAAGCTCACCACCGGCGACGCCGCCGACGCAATGGAAAAAGTGGTGACCGGCGAAGCGGATCTCGCCATCGCCGGAAAACCCGAAACCCTGCCGGGCGCGGTGGCGTTCTCGATGCTGGAGAATCTGGCGGTGGTGCTGATTGCCCCGGCCCTGCCCTGCCCGGTGCGTAATCAGGTATCGGTAGAAAAACCGGACTGGTCGACGGTGCCGTTTATCATGGCCGATCAGGGGCCGGTGCGCCGCCGCATCGAGCTGTGGTTCCGCCGTCAGAA harbors:
- the ilvY gene encoding HTH-type transcriptional activator IlvY produces the protein MDLRDLKMFLHLAESRHFGRSARAMHVSPSTLSRQIQRLEEDLGQPLFVRDNRTVTLTEAGDELRIFAQQTLLQYQQLRHSIDQQGPSLSGELHIFCSVTAAYSHLPPILDRFRAAHPSVEIKLTTGDAADAMEKVVTGEADLAIAGKPETLPGAVAFSMLENLAVVLIAPALPCPVRNQVSVEKPDWSTVPFIMADQGPVRRRIELWFRRQKISNPSIYATVSGHEAMVSMVALGCGVALLPEVVLENSPEPVRNRVMILERSDEKTPFELGVCAQKKRLHEPLIDAFWTILPNH
- the ilvC gene encoding ketol-acid reductoisomerase, giving the protein MANYFNTLNLRQQLAQLGKCRFMARDEFADGASYLQGKKVVIVGCGAQGLNQGLNMRDSGLDISYALRKEAIAEKRASWRKATENGFKVGTYEELIPQADLVVNLTPDKQHSDVVRSVQPLMKDGAALGYSHGFNIVEVGEQIRKDITVVMVAPKCPGTEVREEYKRGFGVPTLIAVHPENDPKGEGMAIAKAWAAATGGHRAGVLESSFVAEVKSDLMGEQTILCGMLQAGSLLCFDKLVEEGTDPAYAEKLIQFGWETITEALKQGGITLMMDRLSNPAKLRAYALSEQLKTIMAPLFQKHMDDIISGEFSSGMMADWANDDKKLLTWREETGKTAFETAPQYEGKIGEQEYFDKGVLMIAMVKAGVELAFETMVDSGIIEESAYYESLHELPLIANTIARKRLYEMNVVISDTAEYGNYLFSYACVPLLKEFMTTLQAGDLGKAIAEGAVDNAQLRDVNEAIRSHQIEKVGHKLRGYMTDMKRIAVAG